A single region of the Mycobacterium avium subsp. avium genome encodes:
- a CDS encoding universal stress protein, translating into MSTAYPAPAIVVGVDGSRAAMHAAVWAIDEAVGRDIPLRLVYVIDPHGAPGGHEPDTRLAAARAALADAHRAVDAFAQPVKVETEILWGNTAFQLLEQSRSAVMLCVGQIGLNHACHGGPAIATSLVRSALCPVAVVQQAPSLPAAARVSGVVAEVDNGTVLRHAFEEARLRGVGLCAVGNPSARVELERRLARWMRLYPDVQAESAVLTGGVEQHLRADHRAGRLLVTDAYRAEALCHAGHSVLAVRCGNL; encoded by the coding sequence ATGAGCACTGCGTATCCGGCCCCGGCGATCGTGGTCGGCGTCGACGGATCGCGGGCGGCAATGCACGCGGCGGTCTGGGCGATCGACGAGGCGGTCGGCCGCGACATTCCGCTACGCCTGGTCTACGTGATCGATCCGCACGGCGCGCCCGGTGGGCACGAGCCCGACACCCGGCTCGCCGCCGCCCGGGCCGCGCTGGCCGATGCGCATCGCGCCGTCGACGCCTTCGCTCAACCGGTCAAGGTGGAGACCGAAATCCTTTGGGGCAATACCGCTTTCCAGCTGCTCGAGCAGTCCCGGTCCGCGGTCATGCTGTGCGTCGGGCAGATCGGGCTCAACCATGCCTGCCACGGCGGGCCCGCGATCGCGACGTCGTTGGTCCGCTCGGCGCTGTGCCCCGTCGCGGTGGTCCAGCAGGCGCCCAGCCTGCCGGCGGCGGCCCGGGTGAGCGGCGTGGTCGCCGAAGTGGACAACGGCACGGTGCTGCGGCACGCCTTCGAGGAGGCGCGGCTGCGCGGGGTGGGGTTGTGCGCGGTGGGAAACCCTTCTGCCCGAGTGGAATTGGAGCGCAGGCTGGCGCGGTGGATGCGGTTGTATCCCGACGTGCAGGCCGAGTCGGCGGTGCTGACCGGCGGCGTGGAGCAGCACCTGCGCGCCGACCACCGGGCGGGCCGGCTGCTGGTCACCGACGCCTACCGGGCCGAGGCCCTCTGCCACGCCGGTCATTCCGTGCTGGCAGTGCGCTGCGGCAACTTGTGA
- a CDS encoding group III truncated hemoglobin, with translation MVSGLTMPDLRDRADVEALLRRFYGRALDDEVLAEPFARLRATGLDDHVPTMCDFWETVLFRAGRYRGSALQAHRDIHRRAPLSDRHFRRWLTLWHITVDEMYRGPAADRAKIQAARIAWAMHRRLTGADSPELLVTQRVRDDRAPDRTGSDDR, from the coding sequence TTGGTGAGCGGACTGACGATGCCGGATCTGCGCGACCGCGCCGACGTGGAGGCGCTGCTGCGCCGGTTCTACGGCCGGGCGCTGGACGACGAGGTGCTGGCCGAGCCTTTCGCCCGATTGCGGGCGACCGGGCTGGACGACCATGTCCCGACGATGTGCGACTTCTGGGAGACGGTGCTGTTCCGGGCGGGACGCTACCGGGGCAGCGCGTTGCAGGCGCACCGTGACATCCACCGGCGCGCGCCACTGTCGGATCGTCACTTCCGACGCTGGCTCACCTTGTGGCACATCACCGTCGACGAAATGTATCGCGGACCGGCGGCCGATCGGGCCAAGATTCAGGCCGCCCGCATCGCGTGGGCCATGCACCGCCGGCTGACCGGTGCCGATTCACCCGAATTGCTTGTCACGCAACGGGTTCGTGACGATCGGGCTCCGGACCGAACCGGAAGCGACGACCGGTGA
- a CDS encoding pyridoxamine 5'-phosphate oxidase family protein, which yields MGSDEPVQVLSEDENWRLLGSVALGRLVTNFAGEAEIFPVNFVVQDRTVLFRTAEGTKLFSAVANHAVVFEVDDHNLVEGWSVIVRGRARLLKTDTDIQRAERAQLLPWTATLKPHYVRITPTEVTGRRFRFGPEPDRHEPVA from the coding sequence GTGGGTAGCGACGAGCCGGTGCAGGTGCTTTCCGAGGACGAGAACTGGCGGCTGTTGGGCAGCGTCGCGCTGGGCCGGCTGGTCACCAACTTCGCCGGCGAGGCCGAGATCTTCCCGGTCAACTTCGTTGTGCAGGACCGCACCGTGCTGTTCCGCACCGCCGAGGGCACCAAGCTGTTCTCGGCAGTGGCCAATCACGCGGTGGTCTTCGAGGTGGACGACCACAACCTCGTCGAGGGCTGGAGCGTCATAGTCCGCGGTCGTGCGCGGCTGCTGAAGACCGACACCGACATTCAACGGGCCGAGCGGGCGCAGTTGTTGCCGTGGACCGCGACGCTCAAGCCGCACTATGTGCGGATCACCCCGACCGAGGTCACCGGTCGTCGCTTCCGGTTCGGTCCGGAGCCCGATCGTCACGAACCCGTTGCGTGA
- a CDS encoding FAD-dependent oxidoreductase translates to MRPYHVAIVGSGPSGFFAAASLLKAADGSEHPDIAVDMLEMLPTPWGLVRSGVAPDHPKIKSISKQFEKTAADPRFRFFGNVSVGEHVQASELAERYDAVIYAVGAQSDRALNIPGEDLPGSIAAVDFVGWYNAHPNFEEATPDLSGSRAVVVGNGNVALDVARILVTDPDVLGLTDIADHALESLRPCGVDEVVVIGRRGPLQTAFTTLELRELGELDNVDVIVDPAQLEGVTDEDVAAAGKTAKQNISVLRDYAKRSPRPGHRRIVLRFMTSPIEIKGDGRVESIVLGRNELVTDETGRVSARDTGEREEPPVQLVVRSVGYRGVPTPGLPFDEKTATIPNTGGRVEGSRNEYVVGWIKRGPTGVIGTNKKDSQDTVDTLLADLANAGPDGLADFPDDHADRLADWLASRQPKLVTTAHWELIDAHERAAGEARGRPRVKLPSLAKLLRVSHG, encoded by the coding sequence ATGCGCCCATACCACGTTGCAATCGTCGGCTCCGGACCGTCCGGCTTCTTCGCCGCGGCCTCGCTGCTGAAGGCGGCCGACGGGTCCGAGCACCCCGACATCGCCGTCGACATGCTCGAAATGCTGCCCACCCCGTGGGGGCTGGTGCGCTCCGGGGTGGCGCCCGATCATCCCAAGATCAAGTCGATCAGCAAGCAGTTCGAGAAGACGGCCGCCGATCCCCGCTTCCGTTTCTTCGGCAACGTCTCGGTCGGCGAACACGTGCAGGCCAGCGAGCTCGCCGAGCGCTACGACGCGGTCATCTACGCCGTCGGGGCGCAGTCCGACCGGGCGCTGAACATCCCCGGCGAGGACCTGCCGGGCAGCATCGCCGCCGTCGATTTCGTGGGCTGGTACAACGCGCACCCCAACTTCGAGGAGGCCACCCCCGACCTGTCCGGTTCGCGGGCGGTGGTCGTCGGCAACGGCAACGTCGCACTCGACGTCGCCCGCATCCTGGTCACCGACCCCGACGTGCTGGGCCTGACCGACATCGCCGACCACGCGCTGGAGTCGCTGCGGCCGTGCGGGGTCGACGAGGTGGTGGTGATCGGCCGGCGCGGGCCGCTGCAGACCGCCTTCACCACGCTCGAGCTGCGTGAGCTCGGCGAGCTGGACAACGTCGACGTGATCGTCGACCCGGCCCAGCTGGAGGGCGTGACCGACGAGGACGTGGCCGCGGCCGGCAAGACGGCCAAGCAGAACATCAGCGTGCTGCGCGATTACGCGAAACGCTCGCCGCGTCCCGGGCACCGCCGGATCGTGCTGCGGTTCATGACCTCGCCGATCGAGATCAAGGGCGACGGCCGGGTGGAAAGCATCGTGCTGGGCCGCAACGAGTTGGTCACCGACGAGACCGGGCGGGTGTCGGCCCGCGACACCGGCGAGCGCGAGGAACCGCCGGTCCAACTGGTGGTGCGCTCGGTCGGCTACCGCGGCGTGCCCACCCCCGGGCTGCCGTTCGACGAGAAGACGGCGACCATCCCCAACACCGGCGGCCGGGTCGAGGGCAGCCGCAACGAGTACGTGGTGGGGTGGATCAAGCGCGGGCCGACCGGCGTCATCGGCACCAATAAGAAGGACTCCCAGGACACCGTGGACACGCTGCTCGCCGACCTGGCCAACGCCGGCCCGGACGGGCTGGCCGACTTTCCGGACGACCACGCCGACCGGCTGGCCGACTGGCTGGCGTCACGTCAGCCGAAGCTGGTCACCACCGCGCATTGGGAGCTCATCGACGCGCACGAGCGGGCGGCCGGCGAGGCGCGCGGGCGCCCCCGCGTCAAGCTGCCCAGTTTGGCCAAGTTGCTGCGGGTCAGCCACGGCTGA
- the prfB gene encoding peptide chain release factor 2 yields MEPDRQADIAALDSTLTTVERVLDVDGLRARIEKLEHEASDPQLWDDQARAQRVTSELSHAQGELRRIEELRARLDDLPVLYELAAEEGEGAAEALAEADAELKALRADIEATEVRTLLSGEYDEREALVTIRSGAGGVDAADWAEMLMRMYIRWAEQHKYPVEVFDTSYAEEAGIKSATFAVHAPFAYGTLSVEQGTHRLVRISPFDNQSRRQTSFAEVEVLPVVETTDHIDIPEGDVRVDVYRSSGPGGQSVNTTDSAVRLTHIPTGIVVTCQNEKSQLQNKISAMRVLQAKLLERKRSEERAELDALKGEGGSSWGNQMRSYVLHPYQMVKDLRTEYEVGNPAAVLDGDIDGFLEAGIRWRNRKDDG; encoded by the coding sequence GTGGAACCCGACCGTCAAGCCGACATCGCCGCCCTCGACTCCACCCTTACCACGGTGGAGCGGGTGCTCGATGTGGACGGTCTGCGCGCCCGCATCGAGAAGCTCGAGCACGAGGCGTCCGATCCGCAGCTGTGGGATGACCAGGCCCGCGCCCAGCGGGTGACCAGCGAGTTGTCCCACGCCCAGGGCGAGCTGCGCCGCATCGAGGAGCTGCGCGCGCGGTTGGACGATCTGCCGGTGCTCTACGAGCTGGCCGCGGAGGAGGGCGAGGGCGCCGCCGAGGCGCTGGCGGAGGCCGACGCCGAGCTCAAGGCGCTGCGGGCCGACATCGAGGCCACCGAGGTGCGCACCCTGCTGTCGGGCGAGTACGACGAGCGCGAGGCGCTGGTCACCATCCGGTCCGGCGCGGGCGGGGTGGACGCCGCCGACTGGGCCGAGATGCTGATGCGCATGTACATCCGGTGGGCCGAGCAGCACAAGTATCCCGTCGAGGTGTTCGACACGTCCTACGCCGAAGAGGCCGGCATCAAGAGCGCGACGTTCGCCGTGCACGCCCCGTTCGCCTACGGCACGCTGTCGGTGGAGCAGGGCACGCACCGGCTGGTGCGCATCAGCCCGTTCGACAACCAGAGCCGGCGTCAGACGTCGTTCGCCGAAGTCGAGGTGCTGCCGGTGGTGGAGACCACCGACCACATCGACATCCCGGAAGGCGATGTGCGCGTTGACGTTTACCGCTCCAGCGGGCCGGGCGGCCAATCGGTGAACACCACCGACTCCGCGGTACGTTTAACGCACATCCCAACGGGTATCGTCGTGACTTGCCAGAACGAAAAATCGCAGTTGCAGAACAAGATCTCGGCGATGCGGGTGCTTCAGGCAAAGTTGTTGGAGCGCAAGCGATCCGAAGAACGCGCTGAGCTGGACGCGTTAAAAGGCGAGGGTGGCAGTTCGTGGGGCAACCAGATGCGCTCCTACGTGCTGCACCCCTATCAGATGGTCAAGGATCTGCGAACCGAGTACGAGGTTGGCAATCCCGCGGCCGTCCTGGACGGAGACATCGACGGCTTCCTGGAAGCGGGAATCCGTTGGCGCAACAGAAAAGATGACGGATAA
- a CDS encoding mechanosensitive ion channel family protein has product MTDNTSVLAGAMTTAAHRWHDFWRGELGEWIITRGLRIVMVLIAAVLAARFVNWVALQVSRQLTTGFVESDALVRSEASKHRQAVASVISWVSVVIIGIWVMLQIASILQFSVGGLVAPATVVGAALGFGAQQLVKDLLSGFFILAERQYGFGDLVTLTVVAATEASGTVENVTLRVTRLRSPDGEVLTIPNGQIVKVVNLSKDWARAVVDIPVSTTADLNRVNEVLHQECDRAMDNPVLGQLLLDSPTVMGVESIEVDTVTLRLVARTLPGKQFEVGRQLRVLVIRALARAGIVTAADARVGLVEDASVPAAQAAEQQSDDDVQGAVQKRWSSP; this is encoded by the coding sequence ATGACGGATAACACAAGCGTTCTCGCCGGAGCCATGACGACAGCGGCGCACCGCTGGCATGACTTCTGGCGGGGGGAACTCGGTGAGTGGATCATCACCAGGGGTCTGCGGATCGTCATGGTGCTGATCGCGGCCGTGCTGGCGGCCCGGTTCGTCAACTGGGTGGCCCTGCAGGTGAGCCGCCAGCTCACCACCGGCTTCGTCGAGAGCGACGCGCTGGTGCGCTCGGAAGCCTCCAAGCACCGTCAGGCCGTGGCGTCGGTGATCTCCTGGGTGTCGGTCGTGATCATCGGCATCTGGGTGATGCTGCAGATCGCCAGCATCCTGCAGTTCTCGGTGGGCGGGCTGGTCGCGCCGGCAACCGTGGTCGGTGCCGCGCTGGGTTTCGGCGCCCAGCAGTTGGTGAAGGATCTGTTGTCCGGCTTCTTCATCCTCGCCGAGCGGCAGTACGGCTTCGGGGACCTGGTCACCCTGACCGTCGTCGCCGCCACCGAGGCCAGCGGCACCGTCGAGAACGTGACATTGCGGGTCACCCGGCTGCGATCCCCGGACGGCGAGGTGCTGACCATCCCCAACGGGCAGATCGTCAAGGTGGTCAACCTGTCCAAGGACTGGGCGCGCGCGGTGGTGGACATCCCGGTGTCGACCACCGCCGACCTGAACCGGGTGAACGAGGTGCTGCACCAGGAATGCGACCGCGCGATGGACAACCCGGTGCTGGGCCAGCTGCTGTTGGACTCGCCGACGGTGATGGGTGTGGAAAGCATCGAGGTCGACACCGTCACCCTGCGGTTGGTGGCGCGCACGTTGCCCGGTAAGCAGTTCGAGGTGGGCCGGCAGCTGCGCGTGCTGGTGATTCGGGCGCTGGCCCGTGCCGGCATCGTCACCGCGGCCGACGCGCGGGTGGGGCTGGTGGAAGACGCCAGCGTGCCGGCCGCCCAGGCCGCCGAACAGCAATCCGACGATGACGTCCAAGGTGCGGTGCAGAAGCGTTGGAGTTCACCCTGA
- the ftsE gene encoding cell division ATP-binding protein FtsE, with the protein MITLDHVTKKYKASARPALEDVNVKIDKGEFVFLIGPSGSGKSTFMRLLLGEENPTTGDIRVSKFHVNKLRGRHIPKLRQVIGTVFQDFRLLQQKTVYENVAFALEVIGKRTDAINRVVPEVLETVGLSGKANRLPHELSGGEQQRVAIARAFVNRPLVLLADEPTGNLDPDTSKDIMDLLERINRTGTTVLMATHDHHIVDSMRQRVVELSLGRLVRDEQRGIYGMDR; encoded by the coding sequence ATGATCACCCTGGACCACGTCACCAAGAAATACAAAGCGTCGGCGCGCCCGGCGCTGGAGGACGTCAACGTCAAGATCGACAAGGGTGAATTCGTCTTCCTGATCGGCCCGTCGGGTTCGGGTAAGTCGACGTTCATGCGACTGCTGCTCGGCGAGGAGAACCCGACCACCGGCGACATCCGGGTATCGAAATTCCACGTCAACAAGCTGCGCGGCCGCCACATTCCGAAGCTGCGCCAGGTGATCGGCACCGTGTTCCAGGACTTCCGGCTGCTGCAGCAAAAGACCGTGTACGAGAACGTCGCGTTCGCGCTGGAAGTGATCGGCAAACGCACCGACGCGATCAACCGGGTGGTGCCCGAGGTGCTCGAGACCGTCGGCCTGTCCGGCAAGGCCAATCGGCTGCCCCACGAGCTGTCCGGTGGCGAGCAGCAGCGGGTCGCGATCGCCCGCGCGTTCGTCAACCGGCCGCTGGTGCTGCTGGCCGACGAGCCGACCGGCAACCTCGACCCCGACACCAGTAAGGACATCATGGATTTGTTGGAGCGGATCAACCGCACCGGGACGACGGTGCTGATGGCGACGCACGACCATCACATCGTCGACTCGATGCGCCAGCGCGTCGTCGAGCTGTCGTTGGGCAGGCTGGTTCGCGACGAGCAGCGCGGCATCTACGGGATGGACCGGTAA